The genomic segment AGCGGCGTCAGCAGCCACCAGGCCAGATCGCGGCGCCGGTCCAGCCAACGCGCGCGGGGCGGTTCGGCGACATCGACGTCCGACATTCCGTGGACGGTAGCGGATCCGGGACCGGGCGGGAACGGTGGCGGGCCGCGCCAGGTACACCACGGGGGCGGGGCTCAGCCCCGCCCCCGTTACCGCGTGCGGCCCCGGTCAGCCGGGCAGACTGGCCACGCCCGGGGGCAGGAAACGCCGGCCGGTGACCTTCTCGGCGGTGCCGGTCCGGTCCAGGTACGGGGTGATCCCGCCCAGGTGGAACGGCCAACCGGCACCCAGGATCAGGCAGAGGTCGATGTCGCGCGGGTCGGCGACCACCCCCTGGTCCAGCATCAACCGCGTCTCCTGGGCCAGCGCGTCCAGCGCCTTTGCGCGTACCTCCTCGGCGGTCAGCGGCGCGTCACCGACGACGAGCAGCTCGGCCACCTCGGGGTTGAGCTGGTCGTCGACCAGCAGCGGCTTGCCGGAGTCGGCGATCCGCTTCAGGTTCTCGCTCACCGCGTACCGGTCCGGGAACGCGGCGTGCAGGGTCCCGCCCACGTGGTAAGCGACCGCCGGCCCGACCAGCTGCAGCAGCGCGAGCGGGCGCATCGGCAGGCCGAGCGGGTCCAGTGCGCTGTCGGCGACCTCCGGCGGGGTGCCGGCGTCGATCGCGGTGAGGATCTCGCCGAGGAAGCGGGTCAGCAGCCGGTTCACCACGAACGCCGGGGCGTCGGCGACCAGCACGCACGACTTGCGCAGCTCCTTGCCGACCGCGAACGCGGTGGCCAGGGTGGCGTCGTCGGTGCGGCCACCCCGGACGATCTCCAGCAGCGGCAGCACCGCGACCGGGTTGAAGAAGTGGAAGCCGACCAGCCGCTCCGGGTGCTCCAGGTCGGCGGCCATCTCGGTCACCGACAGCGACGAGGTGTTGGTGGCCAGGATCGCCTCCGGGGAGACGATCTTCTCCAGCTCGGCCCAGACCTGCTTCTTGACGCCGAGGTCCTCGAAGACCGCCTCGATCACGAAGTCGGCGTCGGCGAAGGCACCCTTGTCGACCGAGCCGCTGACCAGGGCGCGCAGCGTGGCGGCGGTGCCGGCGTCCATCCGGCCCTTGCCGACCGCCTTGTCGATCTCGGCGTGCACGTACCCGACGCCCTTGTCGACCCGGCCCTGGTCCAGGTCGGTGAGCACCACCGGCACCTGCAGCCGGCGGGCGAAGAGCAGCGCGAGCTGCGAGGCCATCAGACCGGCGCCGACGATGCCGACCTTGGTGACGGGCCGGGCCAGCCCCTTGTCGGGTGCGCCGGCCGGCCGCTTGGCCCGCCGCTGCACCAGGTCGAAGGCGTACAGGCCGCTGCGCAGCTCCTCGCTGAAGATCAGATCCGCGAGCGCCGCGTCCTCGGCCGCCGTGCCGGCGGCGAAATCCGCGTCCCGGGCCAGGCCCAACAGCTCCAACGCCTGGTACGCGGACGGCACCGCGCCGTGCAGCCGCTGGTCGAGGGTCTGCTTGGCGAAGTAGAGCACCCCGTCCCACATCTCCTTGTCGACCTCGGGTCGGGTCACCGTGACCTGGCCGCGGACCACGCCGGCCGCCCACTCCAGCGACCGCTCCAGGAAGTCGGCCGGCTCCAGCAGCACGTCGGCGATGCCCATCTCCGCTGCCTGCTTCGGCTTGAGCATCTTGTTCTGCGTCAGCGGGTTCTGGATGATCACCTGGGCGGCGGCCGGGATGCCGATCAGGTTCGGCAGCAGTTGGGTGCCGCCCCAGCCGGGGATCAGCCCCAGGAACACCTCGGGCAGGGCCAGCGCCGCCGCCCCGCCGGACAGCGTCCGGTAGTGGCAGTGCAGCGCCAGCTCCAGGCCGCCGCCCATCGCCGCGCCGTTGACGAAGGCGAACGTCGGGATCTGGCTGTCCTTGAGCCGGGCGAAGACCCGGTGGCCGAGCCGCCCGATCTCCAGCGCCTGCTCCCGGTCGGCCAGCAGCGGCAGGCCGGTCAGGTCGGCGCCGACGCAGAAGATGTACGGCTTGCCGGTGACCGCGATGAACGCCGGGTCGGCGGCGAGCGCCTCGGTGATGGCGGCGTCGAGGCTGGCCAGCCCGGCCGGGCCGAGGGTGTTCGGCTTCTTGTGGTCCAGGCCGTTGTCGAGCGTGATCAGCGCCGCCGGCCGGTCCAGCCCGGGCACGGCGACCTGCCGCAGCAGCGCCTTGGTGACCACCTCACCGGGGTGCTGGTCACTCATTTGTCGCCCTCCCAGTTCGGGTTCTCCCAGATCACGGTGCCGCCCATGCCGATGCCGATGCACATCGCGGTCAGCCCGTAGCGGACCTCGGGGTGCTCGGCGAACTGCCGGCACAGCTGCGTCATCAGCCGCACGCCGGACGAGGCGAGCGGATGCCCGATGGCGATCGCGCCGCCCCACTGGTTGACCCGGGGGTCGTCGTCGGCAAGGCCGAAGTGGTCGAGGAAGGCGAGCACCTGCACGGCGAACGCCTCGTTCAGCTCGAACAGCCCGATGTCGTCGATGGTCAGCCCCGCGATGCGCAGCGCCTTCTCCGTCGAGGGGATCGGGCCGATCCCCATCACCTCCGGCTCCACCCCGACGAAGCCGTACGAGACCAGCCGCATGCCGACCGGCAGCCCCAGCTCGCGGGCCACCTCCTCGGCCGCCAGCAGGCTGGCGGTGGCGCCGTCGTTGAGCCCGGCGGCGTTGCCGGCGGTGACCTTGCCGTGCGGGCGGAACGGGGTCTTGAGGGTGGCCAGCTTCTCCAGCGAGGTGTCCCGGGGTGCCTCGTCCACGGTCGCCAGGCCCCAGCCGGTCTCCGGGTCGCGCACCGCGACGGTGACCAGGTCCTCCTGCAGCTTGCCGTTGGCGTACGCCTTGGCGGTCTTCTGTTGAGAAGCGAGCGCGAACGCGTCGGTGCGCTCCTTGGTGATGTGCGGGACCCGGTCGTGCAGGTTCTCCGCGGTCGAGCCCATCACCAGGGCGGACGGGTCGACGAGCTTCTCG from the Solwaraspora sp. WMMD1047 genome contains:
- a CDS encoding 3-hydroxyacyl-CoA dehydrogenase NAD-binding domain-containing protein codes for the protein MSDQHPGEVVTKALLRQVAVPGLDRPAALITLDNGLDHKKPNTLGPAGLASLDAAITEALAADPAFIAVTGKPYIFCVGADLTGLPLLADREQALEIGRLGHRVFARLKDSQIPTFAFVNGAAMGGGLELALHCHYRTLSGGAAALALPEVFLGLIPGWGGTQLLPNLIGIPAAAQVIIQNPLTQNKMLKPKQAAEMGIADVLLEPADFLERSLEWAAGVVRGQVTVTRPEVDKEMWDGVLYFAKQTLDQRLHGAVPSAYQALELLGLARDADFAAGTAAEDAALADLIFSEELRSGLYAFDLVQRRAKRPAGAPDKGLARPVTKVGIVGAGLMASQLALLFARRLQVPVVLTDLDQGRVDKGVGYVHAEIDKAVGKGRMDAGTAATLRALVSGSVDKGAFADADFVIEAVFEDLGVKKQVWAELEKIVSPEAILATNTSSLSVTEMAADLEHPERLVGFHFFNPVAVLPLLEIVRGGRTDDATLATAFAVGKELRKSCVLVADAPAFVVNRLLTRFLGEILTAIDAGTPPEVADSALDPLGLPMRPLALLQLVGPAVAYHVGGTLHAAFPDRYAVSENLKRIADSGKPLLVDDQLNPEVAELLVVGDAPLTAEEVRAKALDALAQETRLMLDQGVVADPRDIDLCLILGAGWPFHLGGITPYLDRTGTAEKVTGRRFLPPGVASLPG
- a CDS encoding acetyl-CoA C-acyltransferase, translating into MPREVRDVVFVDGVRTPFGKAGGMYANTRADDLVIRCIRELLRRNPQLPPERVDEVAIAATTQIGDQGLTIGRTAALLSGLPKTVPGYSIDRMCAGAMTAVTSVAGGIAMGAYDVAIAGGVEHMGRHPMGEGVDPNPRILAEKLVDPSALVMGSTAENLHDRVPHITKERTDAFALASQQKTAKAYANGKLQEDLVTVAVRDPETGWGLATVDEAPRDTSLEKLATLKTPFRPHGKVTAGNAAGLNDGATASLLAAEEVARELGLPVGMRLVSYGFVGVEPEVMGIGPIPSTEKALRIAGLTIDDIGLFELNEAFAVQVLAFLDHFGLADDDPRVNQWGGAIAIGHPLASSGVRLMTQLCRQFAEHPEVRYGLTAMCIGIGMGGTVIWENPNWEGDK